One genomic window of Novosphingobium aureum includes the following:
- a CDS encoding sulfotransferase family protein, giving the protein MTTTAASHSGAPPPIAQRAASEDAGWHPSFVVIGAVKAATTWIQMRLRENPDVFMPACEPHFFSSGYDAGEAHYRTFFEQRPSGVRVIGEKSADYLAHPMAAARMARMLPEVRLAVLLRDPVERAYSDYKMLYRRGTVKGPPEAYLTRPGSAYQRFLFDGLYARHLERWLELFPREALLAFCHEDVAQRPRAIIEAVSHHIGVTPVLVEPHAARTENDSSTAILPLPLRKALSPFKRAVRPWRGTPVFEGTRALFAREIAYPPLSADLRARLCDFYASDTERLEQMLGIDLSHWQCSPGASRQHGRS; this is encoded by the coding sequence ATGACGACGACCGCTGCATCGCACTCCGGAGCACCCCCTCCCATCGCGCAACGCGCCGCGTCGGAGGATGCAGGCTGGCACCCCTCGTTCGTGGTCATCGGCGCTGTCAAGGCGGCGACGACCTGGATCCAGATGCGGCTGCGGGAAAATCCCGATGTGTTCATGCCTGCCTGCGAGCCACATTTCTTCAGCAGCGGTTACGATGCTGGCGAAGCGCATTACCGCACTTTCTTCGAACAACGCCCGAGCGGGGTGCGGGTCATCGGCGAGAAGTCGGCCGACTACCTCGCGCACCCCATGGCTGCCGCGCGAATGGCCCGCATGTTGCCCGAAGTGCGCCTCGCGGTCCTGTTGCGCGACCCGGTGGAACGCGCCTATTCGGACTACAAGATGCTCTACCGCCGCGGCACCGTGAAGGGCCCGCCCGAGGCCTATCTCACCCGGCCCGGATCGGCCTACCAGCGCTTCTTGTTCGACGGACTTTATGCGCGCCATCTCGAACGCTGGCTCGAGCTGTTCCCGCGCGAGGCCCTGCTCGCCTTCTGCCACGAGGACGTGGCGCAGCGCCCGCGCGCGATCATCGAGGCGGTCTCGCACCATATCGGCGTGACGCCGGTCCTTGTGGAACCCCACGCCGCGCGCACCGAGAACGACAGCAGCACTGCGATCCTGCCGCTACCGCTGCGCAAGGCGCTCTCCCCTTTCAAGCGTGCGGTGCGTCCCTGGCGCGGCACCCCGGTCTTCGAAGGCACGAGGGCCCTGTTCGCACGCGAGATCGCCTATCCTCCGCTCAGCGCAGACCTTCGCGCGAGACTATGCGACTTCTACGCCAGCGATACCGAGCGGCTCGAACAGATGCTCGGTATCGATCTTTCGCACTGGCAGTGCTCGCCGGGTGCAAGCAGGCAACACGGCCGTTCTTGA
- a CDS encoding glycosyltransferase family 4 protein yields MKVLVLSSLAYSLTNFRGALLQAMRANGHEVVAVAPDRDEAVEEALAKMGVQFRQIPMERTGTSPLADLRLLADYMKLMARERPDLVLAYTQKPIIYGGLAARAMRVRRFFALMSGLGYVFSEGTARRPILRRVVARLYREAVRRARAIFVFNADDREDMIALGIVSPSQSVIKVPGSGVDLDHFAQQPLPRDGLRFLLVGRLMQDKGIHEFAMAAEQIAREHPDCTFSVLGHYDRVSPTGIDEAECARLARRYPVRFIPGSSDVRPYLASASVFVLPSYYREGLPRTILEAMATGRAVITTDMPGCREPVVEGENGFLVAPRDAASLRRAMEHFIEVPGLAASMGQRSRELAEKVYDVHKVNHVLLDEMDLLVPMWSSQGSHDEAGTQAAATRATGQPAQEPGQEDLSTGIDGAQAGTGHLAPPVAPMLAGLEAIARQPSGGEGENGIAADRVPG; encoded by the coding sequence ATGAAAGTCCTCGTTCTTTCAAGTCTGGCCTACTCGCTGACCAATTTCCGGGGCGCGCTGCTGCAGGCCATGCGTGCGAACGGACACGAGGTCGTTGCCGTGGCGCCCGACCGCGACGAAGCGGTTGAAGAAGCGCTGGCAAAGATGGGCGTGCAGTTTCGCCAGATTCCGATGGAGCGAACCGGCACCAGTCCGCTGGCCGACCTTCGTCTGCTGGCCGACTACATGAAGCTCATGGCGCGCGAGCGCCCCGATCTCGTTCTGGCCTATACCCAAAAGCCGATCATCTACGGAGGGCTCGCCGCGAGGGCGATGCGGGTGCGGCGCTTCTTCGCGCTGATGTCGGGACTTGGCTACGTCTTCAGCGAGGGCACGGCGCGCCGGCCGATATTGCGCCGCGTCGTCGCGCGGCTCTACCGCGAGGCGGTGCGCCGCGCGCGCGCCATCTTCGTTTTCAACGCGGACGACCGCGAGGACATGATCGCGCTGGGTATCGTCAGCCCATCGCAAAGCGTGATCAAGGTACCCGGTTCGGGCGTCGACCTCGATCACTTCGCGCAGCAACCCCTGCCGCGCGATGGCTTGCGCTTCCTGCTGGTGGGCAGGTTGATGCAGGACAAGGGCATCCACGAATTCGCGATGGCTGCCGAACAGATCGCGCGTGAGCATCCCGATTGCACGTTCAGCGTACTGGGTCACTACGACCGGGTCAGCCCGACCGGCATCGACGAGGCTGAATGCGCGAGGCTGGCACGGCGCTACCCGGTGCGCTTCATCCCGGGCAGCAGCGACGTACGCCCCTATCTGGCCAGTGCTTCGGTCTTCGTGCTGCCCTCGTACTATCGAGAGGGGCTGCCGCGCACCATCCTCGAAGCGATGGCGACCGGACGCGCGGTGATAACCACGGACATGCCCGGCTGCCGCGAGCCGGTCGTTGAGGGCGAAAACGGCTTTCTCGTCGCACCGCGCGACGCAGCCAGCCTGCGCCGTGCGATGGAACACTTCATCGAGGTGCCGGGGCTGGCCGCGAGCATGGGCCAGCGCTCTCGCGAACTCGCCGAGAAGGTCTACGACGTACACAAGGTCAATCACGTGCTGCTCGACGAGATGGATTTGCTGGTGCCCATGTGGAGTTCGCAAGGCAGCCATGACGAGGCTGGCACGCAAGCCGCGGCTACGCGCGCGACGGGACAGCCCGCGCAAGAGCCGGGGCAAGAGGACCTATCGACAGGGATTGACGGGGCGCAGGCCGGGACAGGGCATCTTGCGCCGCCAGTCGCACCGATGCTGGCAGGGCTTGAGGCGATCGCCAGGCAACCATCGGGTGGGGAGGGCGAGAATGGCATCGCTGCCGACCGTGTCCCGGGTTGA
- a CDS encoding DegT/DnrJ/EryC1/StrS family aminotransferase, whose product MSLPRSIAETPPDIGIPPVRSQWPRHEPDEIAAVTAVLESGRVNALLHGEQTRALASEFAAFIGATDGCGDEPGKEPLAGMCLANGTVSLEVGLRALGIGPGDEVVVPARSFFASASCVLACGATPVFADVDPFSQNIDPASVERMIGPMTRAILCVHLAGWPCDMDALVALCRTHGLFLVEDCAQAHGAHWRGQRVGSFGDISSFSFCTDKIMSTGGEGGLLLTRSPEIWRKAWSIKDHGKDHARATDGKGIAGEFRYIHVRAGTNARMTEMQAAIGRRQLAKLPRWLAQRQANLASLREALEQVPGLILPQPPAHAGHAGYKAYVLLEGDGATMERRRGEAVRALLARGIPAAPGSCPDMSREPAFDGLPPGRDGDLPQAAALGARSVMLPCDHTLDEADMIRMARGLQDVLMQDILEA is encoded by the coding sequence ATGAGCCTTCCACGATCCATCGCGGAAACGCCCCCGGACATCGGCATACCACCGGTCCGCTCGCAATGGCCGCGCCATGAGCCCGACGAGATCGCCGCCGTCACGGCAGTACTCGAGAGCGGCCGTGTCAATGCCCTCCTCCATGGCGAGCAGACGCGCGCGCTCGCCAGTGAATTCGCTGCCTTCATCGGCGCGACAGACGGTTGCGGTGACGAGCCCGGCAAGGAGCCTCTGGCGGGCATGTGCCTAGCCAACGGCACGGTCTCGCTTGAAGTCGGCCTGAGGGCGCTCGGCATCGGGCCCGGCGACGAAGTGGTGGTTCCGGCACGCAGCTTCTTCGCCTCGGCCAGCTGCGTGCTCGCCTGCGGGGCCACGCCTGTCTTCGCCGATGTCGACCCATTCAGCCAGAACATCGACCCGGCCTCGGTCGAGCGCATGATCGGTCCCATGACCCGGGCGATACTGTGTGTGCACCTTGCCGGCTGGCCGTGCGACATGGACGCGCTGGTCGCCCTGTGCCGCACCCATGGCCTGTTCCTCGTCGAGGACTGTGCGCAGGCGCACGGCGCGCACTGGCGCGGGCAGCGCGTAGGCAGCTTCGGCGACATCTCCTCATTCTCGTTCTGCACCGACAAGATCATGTCGACCGGCGGCGAAGGCGGACTGCTGCTGACCCGCTCGCCCGAGATCTGGCGCAAGGCCTGGTCGATCAAGGACCATGGCAAAGACCATGCACGGGCCACCGACGGCAAGGGCATCGCCGGCGAATTTCGCTATATCCACGTGCGTGCCGGGACCAATGCGCGCATGACCGAGATGCAGGCCGCGATCGGGCGACGCCAGCTGGCCAAGCTGCCGCGGTGGCTGGCGCAGCGACAGGCCAACCTCGCCAGCCTGCGCGAGGCACTCGAGCAGGTGCCCGGACTGATCCTTCCCCAGCCCCCGGCCCATGCCGGGCACGCCGGCTACAAGGCCTACGTCCTGCTCGAAGGCGATGGTGCGACGATGGAACGGCGCCGTGGTGAAGCGGTGCGCGCCCTGCTCGCGCGCGGCATCCCCGCAGCGCCCGGCTCGTGTCCGGACATGAGCCGCGAACCCGCTTTCGATGGCCTGCCACCGGGACGCGACGGCGACCTGCCGCAGGCAGCCGCACTGGGCGCACGCAGTGTAATGCTGCCCTGCGACCATACCCTGGACGAAGCGGACATGATCCGCATGGCCCGAGGACTGCAGGACGTCCTCATGCAAGATATTCTCGAGGCATGA
- a CDS encoding polysaccharide biosynthesis/export family protein, translated as MTLTSHPVQFPRSRTGNASGTSHQRRIRGAASGLVLTIGAACAMLTGCSSPTASLPTLASTQSSPYRVDAGDQIHVAIQDLETVEGDYTVEDGGAISLPYLKSVKVAGLGYREIEQTIATSLVERGILTGDPVVNVRPAQLRPFYVTGEVNQPGEFQFREGMTVLAALSAAGGYTYRAKTNVVAITRTTDGQDVTAQADESTIIKPGDRIRVYERWF; from the coding sequence ATGACATTGACCAGTCACCCAGTTCAATTTCCCCGGAGCAGGACGGGGAACGCCAGTGGCACCAGCCACCAAAGGCGCATACGCGGTGCCGCCTCCGGCCTCGTCCTGACGATCGGAGCGGCCTGCGCGATGCTGACGGGCTGCTCGTCTCCCACCGCATCCCTGCCCACGCTCGCATCCACGCAGTCCAGTCCCTACCGCGTGGATGCGGGCGACCAGATCCACGTCGCAATCCAGGACCTGGAGACCGTCGAAGGCGACTACACCGTCGAGGACGGCGGCGCGATCTCGCTGCCCTATCTCAAGTCGGTCAAGGTCGCCGGGCTTGGCTACCGCGAGATCGAGCAGACCATCGCGACCAGTCTCGTCGAGCGCGGCATCCTCACCGGCGATCCGGTAGTCAACGTACGCCCGGCGCAACTGCGCCCGTTCTACGTCACCGGAGAGGTCAACCAGCCCGGCGAATTCCAGTTCCGCGAAGGCATGACCGTACTCGCCGCGCTTTCGGCGGCCGGCGGCTACACCTACCGCGCCAAGACCAACGTGGTCGCGATCACCCGCACTACCGACGGGCAGGACGTGACCGCACAGGCAGACGAGTCCACCATAATCAAGCCAGGCGACCGTATCCGGGTCTACGAACGCTGGTTCTGA
- a CDS encoding glycosyltransferase family 4 protein, producing MPPGFGAELAGTASRCAQGAQFAISRRLTVCYPLAGDALGGSHVSLRGLLEELDPAAYRVLVVPEIRDGKLARFFSGFEQVVDPAPPPRSFRPGQSFGPLQAARTFAGLRRRAAFLRAQGVDIVHTNDGRSHASWALAARIAKVRLLWHHRGDPGARGLRYVAPFLADRIVAVSSFALPRGQLGAAASASVIHSPFDVSITADRVRMRQLILDATGAHEDTLICGYFGAFVERKRPLDFVAAIEALGRISDRPVVGAMFGLARDPKMEARLDAAIRAMRGPARVERLGWRTPGHEWLAGCDMLLVPAVDEPLGRTLVEAMLVGTPVVAVSSGGNPEALEGGCGVLVEPGDANAMALVAEQLSRECVVRETMVERARLAARQRFSRQNHATRVIATYHALA from the coding sequence ATGCCCCCGGGCTTCGGGGCCGAACTCGCCGGAACGGCATCGCGCTGTGCGCAAGGGGCTCAGTTCGCGATCAGTCGGCGTCTCACGGTGTGCTATCCGCTCGCTGGCGATGCCTTGGGAGGCAGCCACGTTTCGCTTCGTGGCTTGCTCGAGGAACTCGACCCTGCCGCCTACCGCGTGCTGGTCGTGCCCGAGATTCGCGATGGCAAGCTCGCCCGCTTCTTTTCCGGGTTCGAGCAGGTGGTCGATCCCGCACCGCCGCCCAGGTCGTTCCGGCCGGGGCAGAGTTTCGGTCCCTTGCAGGCAGCGCGCACGTTCGCCGGGCTGCGTCGCCGCGCGGCCTTCCTGCGCGCGCAGGGCGTGGATATCGTTCATACCAACGACGGACGCAGCCATGCCAGTTGGGCGCTTGCGGCACGGATCGCCAAGGTACGGCTGCTGTGGCATCATCGCGGCGATCCCGGCGCGCGGGGGCTGCGCTATGTCGCTCCGTTTCTGGCCGATCGCATCGTTGCCGTTTCCAGCTTTGCGCTGCCCCGCGGGCAGCTCGGTGCGGCAGCCAGTGCGAGCGTCATACACAGCCCGTTCGACGTTTCTATCACTGCCGACCGTGTGCGGATGCGCCAGCTAATCCTCGATGCCACAGGCGCGCACGAGGACACGCTGATCTGCGGCTATTTCGGCGCATTCGTCGAGCGCAAGCGTCCGCTGGACTTCGTCGCGGCGATCGAGGCGCTGGGCCGGATCAGCGATCGCCCTGTGGTCGGTGCGATGTTCGGCCTGGCCCGCGATCCGAAAATGGAGGCGCGTCTCGATGCCGCGATCAGGGCGATGCGCGGACCGGCTCGGGTCGAGCGGCTCGGCTGGCGCACGCCCGGGCACGAGTGGCTGGCAGGCTGCGATATGTTGCTGGTGCCTGCGGTCGACGAGCCGCTCGGGCGGACGCTGGTCGAGGCTATGCTGGTGGGGACACCGGTCGTGGCGGTCAGCTCGGGCGGTAATCCCGAGGCGCTCGAAGGCGGGTGCGGCGTGCTGGTAGAGCCCGGCGATGCCAATGCCATGGCTCTCGTCGCCGAGCAGCTGTCGCGCGAGTGCGTCGTGCGCGAGACCATGGTCGAGCGTGCGAGACTGGCGGCGCGGCAGCGGTTTTCCCGGCAGAACCATGCCACGCGGGTGATCGCGACCTATCATGCGCTGGCCTGA
- a CDS encoding methionyl-tRNA formyltransferase codes for MASLPTVSRVELAAPPVAGRASERSGHLALRAVVIGAVGSTRVLIEELARAPGWELPLVVTLPPALHGRHSDIEDLAGPAKAAGADLVHVERSDDASVGALLRALEPDYLFVIGWSQIVAPAVLACARLGAIGYHPAPLPRLRGRAPIPWTILLGEPITASSLFWIGEGVDDGDLLAQEYFHVAPDETARTLYDRHIAALRSMLAQALVRLAAGEAPRKVQDERHATWSARRIPADGEIDWNLDADSIDRLVRAVGRPYPGAFTHVGGRRVTIWSARPVAGAQRHHALPGQVVEQSDSALLVMTGEGLLEVDDWQVEDEGAPPRRHAVLGRQAAGRVASGRGG; via the coding sequence ATGGCATCGCTGCCGACCGTGTCCCGGGTTGAGCTCGCGGCGCCTCCGGTGGCAGGGCGTGCCTCCGAACGATCGGGGCACCTCGCCTTGCGCGCCGTAGTGATCGGAGCAGTGGGGTCGACGCGGGTGCTCATAGAGGAGCTGGCGCGCGCGCCGGGCTGGGAGCTGCCTCTCGTCGTGACCCTGCCACCTGCCTTGCATGGCCGCCACTCCGATATCGAGGACCTTGCCGGTCCGGCAAAGGCGGCAGGCGCCGACCTCGTCCATGTAGAGCGCAGCGACGATGCCAGTGTCGGCGCGCTGCTGCGTGCACTGGAGCCGGACTACCTGTTCGTCATCGGCTGGTCTCAGATCGTCGCGCCCGCCGTGCTCGCTTGTGCGCGGCTGGGCGCGATCGGTTACCATCCAGCGCCGCTACCGCGGCTGCGCGGCCGCGCGCCGATACCCTGGACGATCCTGCTCGGCGAACCCATCACGGCCTCCAGCCTGTTCTGGATCGGCGAGGGTGTCGATGACGGCGATCTGCTGGCGCAGGAATACTTCCACGTCGCACCCGACGAGACCGCTCGCACGCTCTACGACCGCCACATCGCTGCCTTGCGTTCGATGCTCGCCCAGGCGCTTGTGCGACTGGCGGCGGGCGAAGCGCCGCGCAAGGTGCAGGATGAACGCCACGCGACCTGGTCGGCGCGGCGCATTCCGGCAGACGGCGAGATCGACTGGAACCTGGATGCGGACTCGATCGATCGTCTGGTCCGCGCGGTCGGGCGACCCTATCCCGGAGCCTTTACCCATGTCGGCGGGCGCCGCGTCACGATCTGGTCGGCACGTCCGGTGGCCGGAGCGCAGCGGCACCACGCCTTGCCCGGGCAAGTGGTCGAGCAGAGCGATAGCGCCTTGCTGGTGATGACCGGAGAGGGTCTGCTCGAAGTCGACGACTGGCAGGTCGAGGACGAGGGCGCGCCGCCGCGCCGCCATGCTGTCCTGGGACGCCAGGCCGCGGGCAGGGTGGCCTCGGGACGCGGAGGCTGA
- a CDS encoding PIG-L deacetylase family protein: MSLEHFGRVLVVAPHPDDEILGCGGTIARLAQAGHEVEVCLVTRGQPPAFSPEGVEQVLCEMERAHAHVGVLACHRLDLPAAGLEMVPAAELNAALAKVVSQVRPDTLMLPFLGDIHRDHQLAFLGAMVAARPRDNHAPSRILCYETLSETNWYAPPVTPAFVPNMFIDISQTLETKLEAFAMFASQVKSFPDERSPRTIECLARLRGSCVHLEAAEAFMMIREIVRS, encoded by the coding sequence ATGTCGCTCGAACATTTTGGACGCGTGCTGGTCGTCGCGCCACATCCCGACGACGAGATTCTGGGCTGTGGCGGAACGATTGCGCGGCTGGCGCAGGCTGGCCACGAGGTCGAGGTGTGTCTCGTTACGCGCGGGCAGCCTCCCGCATTCTCTCCCGAGGGGGTCGAACAGGTCTTGTGCGAGATGGAGCGTGCCCATGCCCATGTCGGGGTACTTGCCTGCCATCGTCTCGATTTGCCTGCGGCCGGACTGGAGATGGTCCCGGCCGCCGAGCTCAATGCAGCGCTGGCCAAGGTCGTTTCGCAAGTCCGGCCAGATACGCTGATGCTGCCGTTCCTCGGCGATATCCACCGCGATCACCAGCTCGCGTTTCTCGGTGCGATGGTCGCGGCGCGGCCGCGTGACAACCATGCTCCGTCGCGCATACTGTGCTACGAGACGCTGTCCGAGACCAATTGGTATGCCCCGCCAGTAACACCGGCTTTCGTACCCAACATGTTCATCGACATCTCGCAAACCCTCGAGACCAAGCTCGAGGCCTTCGCGATGTTCGCCAGTCAGGTGAAGAGCTTTCCCGACGAACGCTCGCCGCGCACGATCGAGTGTCTCGCCCGGCTGCGCGGTTCTTGCGTCCACCTCGAGGCGGCAGAGGCATTCATGATGATCCGTGAGATCGTCCGATCCTGA
- a CDS encoding nucleoside-diphosphate sugar epimerase/dehydratase, whose translation MTQTSTGERAGPERGFQGRLIGVRRLDSADAHRRTSLERFSLRRALRSQMLLGIDFVAISATFVIAFLLVGSGPFPHVDYVTWITAATASGTLGVLYLFGMYRRNWRFFRFAHAVHLLLATLPAFVTGWSIACLFPAVRAEQGHLAVVMLVHWLLGMGAMIGARGLRRALHEHLTRAACYRPRADTDPDLPHAILVGSPDWVVSIIDMLRREQTPSFVVAGILLPSAAETLMQIANVPVLGCHGDLGCAVDKLEARGKRPSLVIACDDGNELSNREMARLSSKARNLKLKLSRIRDGWSQMLQQTSTIAPDAELSVKDLLGRSEFSLEGEQVSSQVSGRCVLVTGGGGTIGGELCWQLAAFRPSRLVVLDHSEYMLYAIEMKLRERFPDLDICTELVNIRNRDEVRAVFDKHRPRIVYHAAALKHVPIVEQNPCAGVHTNILGTRIVADAVCEFGTEAMVQVSTDKAVNPVGMMGATKRVGELYSQALDMCGADDPDAPRFMTVRFGNVLGSSGSIVPLFHRQLREGRPLTVTHPDIERFFMTVREAVQLILQSSAAALGQDSQRGSIFVLDMGKPVRIVDLAYRMIRLYGLQPEIDVPVRFVGLRPGEKLYEELFDTCEEQLPSGIKGIFEAKSRPIPLPHISRSIDRLARAVELGDHAEARRITHTLVKIPSGGVTFQLVGEQNAGIPGIVQAPPAAAGVASTTSGKAHQPAGTTGMSPA comes from the coding sequence ATGACACAGACATCAACCGGCGAGCGGGCAGGTCCGGAACGCGGCTTCCAGGGCAGGCTGATCGGGGTCCGGCGCCTCGACAGCGCCGATGCCCACCGGCGCACCTCGCTGGAGCGCTTCTCGCTGCGCCGCGCCCTGCGCAGCCAGATGCTGCTGGGCATCGACTTCGTGGCCATCTCCGCGACGTTCGTCATCGCCTTCCTGCTGGTCGGTAGCGGCCCTTTCCCGCATGTCGACTACGTCACCTGGATCACCGCCGCGACCGCCAGCGGCACGCTCGGGGTGCTCTATCTCTTTGGCATGTATCGCAGGAACTGGCGCTTCTTCCGCTTCGCTCACGCGGTACACCTGCTGCTGGCGACGCTTCCTGCCTTCGTCACCGGCTGGTCCATTGCTTGCCTGTTTCCGGCGGTGCGCGCCGAGCAGGGTCACCTTGCCGTGGTCATGCTTGTCCACTGGCTTCTGGGAATGGGCGCGATGATCGGCGCGCGCGGGCTTCGCCGCGCCCTGCACGAGCACCTGACCCGGGCGGCTTGCTATCGCCCGCGCGCCGACACCGATCCCGACCTGCCGCACGCCATTCTCGTGGGCTCGCCCGACTGGGTGGTCTCGATCATCGACATGCTGCGGCGCGAACAGACCCCCTCGTTCGTGGTCGCGGGTATCCTCCTGCCTTCTGCGGCCGAGACGCTGATGCAGATCGCCAACGTTCCGGTCCTGGGTTGCCACGGAGATCTGGGCTGCGCGGTCGACAAGCTCGAAGCGCGCGGCAAGCGTCCCTCCCTCGTGATTGCCTGCGACGACGGCAACGAGTTGTCCAATCGCGAGATGGCCCGGCTCAGCTCGAAGGCGCGCAACCTGAAGCTAAAGCTCTCGCGCATCCGCGACGGGTGGAGCCAGATGCTCCAGCAGACCAGCACCATCGCGCCCGATGCCGAGCTTTCGGTCAAGGACCTGCTCGGACGCAGCGAGTTCTCGCTTGAGGGCGAGCAAGTCTCGAGCCAGGTCTCGGGGCGCTGTGTGCTGGTTACCGGCGGGGGCGGTACCATCGGCGGCGAGCTTTGCTGGCAGCTCGCCGCCTTTCGCCCCTCGCGCCTCGTCGTGCTCGATCACAGCGAGTACATGCTCTACGCGATCGAGATGAAGCTGCGCGAGCGGTTTCCGGACCTCGATATCTGCACCGAGCTGGTCAATATCCGCAACCGCGACGAGGTCCGCGCAGTCTTCGACAAGCACCGCCCGCGCATCGTCTACCACGCCGCCGCGCTCAAGCACGTGCCGATCGTCGAACAGAACCCCTGCGCCGGGGTGCACACCAATATCCTTGGCACCCGGATCGTCGCCGACGCGGTTTGCGAGTTCGGTACCGAGGCGATGGTCCAAGTGTCGACCGACAAGGCGGTCAATCCGGTCGGGATGATGGGAGCGACCAAGCGGGTGGGAGAACTCTACAGCCAAGCGCTCGACATGTGCGGCGCCGACGATCCCGACGCACCGCGTTTCATGACCGTGCGCTTCGGAAACGTGCTGGGGTCGAGCGGCTCGATTGTACCGCTGTTCCATCGCCAGTTGCGCGAAGGGCGCCCTCTGACCGTCACGCACCCGGACATCGAGCGCTTCTTCATGACCGTGCGCGAGGCGGTCCAGCTGATCCTGCAGAGCAGCGCCGCGGCGCTGGGGCAGGACTCCCAGCGCGGGTCGATCTTCGTCCTCGACATGGGCAAGCCGGTGCGCATCGTCGACCTCGCCTATCGCATGATCCGCCTCTACGGGCTCCAGCCGGAGATCGACGTCCCGGTCAGGTTCGTCGGCCTGCGCCCGGGAGAGAAGCTCTACGAGGAACTGTTCGACACCTGCGAGGAGCAGCTGCCCTCGGGGATCAAGGGCATCTTCGAGGCGAAGTCGCGTCCGATCCCGTTGCCGCACATCTCGCGCAGCATCGACCGCCTCGCCCGCGCGGTCGAGCTTGGTGACCATGCCGAGGCCCGGCGCATCACCCATACCCTGGTCAAGATACCCTCAGGCGGAGTCACCTTCCAGCTCGTGGGCGAGCAGAACGCGGGAATTCCCGGCATTGTCCAGGCACCGCCCGCAGCCGCAGGCGTCGCGAGTACCACGTCAGGCAAGGCCCACCAGCCAGCCGGTACCACGGGAATGAGCCCCGCATGA
- a CDS encoding outer membrane beta-barrel protein — protein sequence MPGSGPFNLLRSGSAVALAAASLPAHAQTERLGSTAPSVYAEDKAYQVPAITSGPVLITAEASARIEYDDNIYALPRNAIDDFALTVSPRLELSYGSSSLRYKVSGTAAIRRFADRKTENSEAWNVDSQLDWTPSTTSRLSMNLYTGRAIEPRGDPEARIDPTSGPRAIDLLGAIAGFRRQSGRMLFDVEAAARRFDAVSSYDADRDFSTYAGRATAGYRVTGSVFATATAFLARREFRLDRTVQGVERNATTWGGRLGVEIVPGGLFEGNFSLGAFRHEPDAPTIPPRTGFSLAGALTYRPSRRTAVTLNASNGDVATFRSGAQGRTDTRLRLGIEQEVRHNLLANLRFSLRNSKYVGTGLQENTASVSGEVEYLVGPGMSLAASAQFAKRDADIARDNFERFRTGVSFRLRF from the coding sequence GTGCCCGGCTCCGGCCCGTTCAACCTCCTGCGCTCGGGCAGCGCGGTCGCGCTCGCTGCGGCCAGTCTCCCGGCGCACGCCCAGACCGAGCGACTGGGCAGCACCGCCCCCTCGGTCTACGCCGAAGACAAGGCCTACCAGGTACCCGCGATCACCAGCGGCCCGGTCCTCATCACCGCCGAAGCCAGTGCGCGCATCGAGTACGACGACAACATCTACGCCCTGCCGCGCAATGCGATCGACGACTTCGCGCTTACTGTCTCCCCGCGCCTCGAGTTGAGCTACGGCTCGAGCAGTCTGCGCTACAAGGTTTCGGGCACGGCTGCGATCCGTCGCTTTGCGGATCGCAAGACCGAGAACTCTGAGGCATGGAACGTCGACAGCCAACTCGACTGGACCCCCTCGACCACCTCGAGACTTTCGATGAACCTCTACACCGGGAGGGCCATAGAGCCGCGCGGCGATCCCGAGGCGCGCATCGATCCCACCAGCGGACCGCGCGCGATCGACCTGCTCGGCGCGATAGCGGGTTTTCGCCGGCAGTCGGGGCGCATGCTGTTCGACGTCGAAGCCGCCGCACGGCGCTTCGATGCCGTCTCCAGCTACGATGCCGATCGCGACTTCTCGACTTATGCCGGGCGTGCAACAGCCGGTTACCGGGTGACGGGAAGCGTCTTCGCCACCGCCACCGCCTTTCTCGCGCGGCGCGAATTCCGGCTTGATCGCACCGTACAGGGGGTCGAGCGCAACGCCACGACCTGGGGCGGGCGCCTCGGTGTAGAGATCGTTCCCGGCGGCCTGTTCGAGGGCAACTTCTCGCTCGGTGCATTCCGCCACGAACCCGACGCGCCGACGATACCGCCGCGCACCGGCTTCTCTCTGGCCGGAGCGCTGACCTACCGCCCCTCGCGCCGCACCGCGGTCACGCTCAACGCCTCGAACGGCGACGTCGCGACATTCCGCAGCGGCGCACAGGGCCGCACCGACACCCGGCTGCGCCTCGGCATCGAACAGGAAGTACGCCACAACCTGCTCGCCAACCTGCGCTTCAGCCTGCGCAACAGCAAGTACGTCGGAACCGGGCTTCAGGAAAACACCGCCTCGGTATCGGGCGAAGTGGAGTATCTCGTCGGGCCCGGCATGTCGCTGGCCGCAAGCGCCCAGTTCGCCAAGCGCGACGCCGACATCGCGCGCGACAACTTCGAACGCTTCCGTACCGGCGTGAGCTTCCGCCTGCGCTTCTGA